In a single window of the Nicotiana tomentosiformis chromosome 10, ASM39032v3, whole genome shotgun sequence genome:
- the LOC138900138 gene encoding uncharacterized protein has translation MVRALRFQAAIPLSFWGECVSTDVYILKRLPSRVIGFKSPFERFYLHAPSITHLKVFGCLCYTTTPKEDIFPFKHLKSVGSSAFPVMDLLSHATLILRATREQSELDKPTNSFIQGNPTSTSSSNMYHEDARTNKVPDVSATEKPPAAHDQGLRKSSRKIRPPVCFKAFVSILDGYSQCLPYWRSTGKGNNRKQLKREREDFQNQFKMNGLVQVLSQFMHCPKASYREEAIRIIKLNQDWDCLCMLTDCQGIGVELELLIRLLYDSKDAIQIVANPIFHEKMKHIDIDCHLQEKRLYKD, from the exons ATGGTCAGAGCACTCAGGTTTCAAGCAGCTATACCGTTAAGTTTCTGGGGTGAATGTGTGTCTACTGATGTCTATATTCTCAAAAGACTGCCCTCCAGAGTCATTGGATTCAAGTCACCCTTTGAGAGATTTTATTTGCATGCTCCATCCATTACACATCTCAAAGTGTTTGGATGTTTGTGCTATACTACAACTCCAAAG GAAGATATTTTCCCTTTCAAACATTTGAAGTCTGTAGGTTCCTCTGCATTTCCAGTTATGGATCTTCTATCACATGCAACATTGATCCTTAGGGCCACTAGAGAACAATCTGAGTTAGATAAACCTACTAACAGTTTCATTCAGGGGAATCCAACTTCTACTTCCTCCTCTAACATGTATCATGAGGATGCAAGAACTAATAAGGTTCCAGATGTTTCTGCTACAGAAAAACCACCTGCAGCACATGATCAGGGTCTCAGGAAGTCTTCTAGAAAGATCAGACCTCCTGTATG CTTCAAGGCATTTGTTAGTATATTAGATGGATATTCACAATGCCTTCCTTATTGGAGATCTACCGGAAAAG GTAACAATCGTAAACAATTGAAGCGAGAAAGAGAAGACTTTCAGAACCAGTTCAAGATGAATGGCCTAG TTCAAGTTCTTAGTCAATTCATGCATTGCCCAAAGGCTTCTTATAGGGAAGAAGCAATCAGGATTATAAAGCTGAACCAAGATTGGGATTGTTTATGTATGCTGACA GACTGTCAAGGAATTGGGGTAGAACTGGAGTTACTTATTAGGCTGCTATATGACAGCAAAGATGCTATTCAGATTGTAGCTAATCCAATCTTCCATGAAAAGATGAAGCACATTGATATAGATTGTCATTTGCAAGAAAAAAGATTGTACAAGGATTGA